The following are encoded in a window of Poecile atricapillus isolate bPoeAtr1 chromosome 3, bPoeAtr1.hap1, whole genome shotgun sequence genomic DNA:
- the CCDC28A gene encoding coiled-coil domain-containing protein 28A isoform X2 — protein sequence MEERKIKRRSPKSSSSHSTQVANSKKSSVPVSKSTAFSNPAPQPAVQKPKLKRVIKEKAKPPGGEAKGAQAAPIQHSFLTDVSDVQEMERGLLSLLNDFHSGKLQAFGNECSIEQMEHVRSMQEKLARLNLELYGEMEELPEDKRKLASDSNLDRLLSDLEELNSSIQKLHLADAQDIPNGTTG from the exons atggaagaaaggaAGATCAAGAGGAGGAGCCCCAAATCATCTTCCAGTCACTCTACTCAGGTTGCTAACTCCAAGAAAAGCTCAGTGCCAGTCAGTAAAAGTACAGCCTTTTCCAaccctgccccacagcctgCTGTGCAAAAACCAAAGTTAAAACG tGTGATCAAAGAGAAAGCCAAACCTCCAGGAGGTGAAGCAAAAggggcacaggcagcaccaaTCCAGCATTCTTTTCTCACAGATGTATCAGATGTCCAGGAAATGGAAAGGGGACTTCTGAGTCTCTTGAATGATTTCCACTCTGGCAAACTTCAAGCATTTG GAAATGAATGTTCCATTGAGCAGATGGAGCACGTGCGGAGTATGCAGGAGAAACTTGCTCGCCTTAATCTGGAGCTCTATGGGGAGATGGAAGAACTCCCTGAAGATAAAAGAAAACTAGCCAGTGATTCCAACCTGGATAGACTGCTGTCAGAT CTAGAAGAACTAAATTCATCTAT CCAAAAACTACATTTAGCAGATGCTCAAGATATTCCAAATGGTACTACAGGCTGA
- the CCDC28A gene encoding coiled-coil domain-containing protein 28A isoform X1, with protein sequence MEERKIKRRSPKSSSSHSTQVANSKKSSVPVSKSTAFSNPAPQPAVQKPKLKRVIKEKAKPPGGEAKGAQAAPIQHSFLTDVSDVQEMERGLLSLLNDFHSGKLQAFGNECSIEQMEHVRSMQEKLARLNLELYGEMEELPEDKRKLASDSNLDRLLSDVSTGKAEIMELSPQQSSVQENTAPACRVIYS encoded by the exons atggaagaaaggaAGATCAAGAGGAGGAGCCCCAAATCATCTTCCAGTCACTCTACTCAGGTTGCTAACTCCAAGAAAAGCTCAGTGCCAGTCAGTAAAAGTACAGCCTTTTCCAaccctgccccacagcctgCTGTGCAAAAACCAAAGTTAAAACG tGTGATCAAAGAGAAAGCCAAACCTCCAGGAGGTGAAGCAAAAggggcacaggcagcaccaaTCCAGCATTCTTTTCTCACAGATGTATCAGATGTCCAGGAAATGGAAAGGGGACTTCTGAGTCTCTTGAATGATTTCCACTCTGGCAAACTTCAAGCATTTG GAAATGAATGTTCCATTGAGCAGATGGAGCACGTGCGGAGTATGCAGGAGAAACTTGCTCGCCTTAATCTGGAGCTCTATGGGGAGATGGAAGAACTCCCTGAAGATAAAAGAAAACTAGCCAGTGATTCCAACCTGGATAGACTGCTGTCAGATGTAAGTACTGGGAAGGCAGAAATCATGGAACTTAGCCCACAGCAAAGCTCAGTTCAGGAAAACACCGCTCCTGCGTGCAGAGTGATTTACAGTTGA